In one Drosophila pseudoobscura strain MV-25-SWS-2005 chromosome X, UCI_Dpse_MV25, whole genome shotgun sequence genomic region, the following are encoded:
- the Fur2 gene encoding furin-like protease 2 isoform X2, translating to MLDLGGVTRTTKRTRNILPIIQEQGSRPSPAREPAYRKHCKQTLPKATATTKTSSSSRSSSRAPPPHPPPAAHAKLNRVYLCTFNRMAQSCIYFLLVLVVLSRNTSSALRYSESESVSETQQQINAARRILNSSSSSSGISSISSKNDTESNAAAVNLSLSKTETETETEITQTTSHKANAASARSNTHPDFDSASDPLADELQVILNTHINASEHEHEHEHEQLEQQHLLNENDVFGPYSIPEEAIYTNEFAVHIPAGKYVADAIADKYGFVNRGQIGALDDYYVFQHHRVSKRSLRSSHKHQSDLRSENEVKWMQQQHEKVRRKRDGPYQDLPTYSPYNVLRPSSHQEYAPDESLFSPYSPEPHLSTHSPRLEYRDVSSHSIFPDPLFKEQWYLNGGAKDGLDMNVGPAWQKGYTGKGVVVSILDDGIQTNHPDLAQNYDPDASFDINGNDSDPTPQDNGDNKHGTRCAGEVAAVAFNNYCGVGVAYNASIGGVRMLDGKVNDVVEAQALSLNPSHIDIYSASWGPEDDGSTVDGPGPLARRAFIYGVTSGRQGRGSIFVWASGNGGRYTDSCNCDGYTNSIFTLSISSATQAGFKPWYLEECSSTLATTYSSGTPGHDKSVATVDMDGRLRPDHICTVEHTGTSASAPLAAGICALALEANPDLTWRDMQYLVVYTSRPSPLEKEGGWTPNGVKRKYSHKFGYGLMDAGAMVSMAEQWTSVPPQHICKSRENNEDRRIEGSFGFTLSTHMDVNGCAGTINEVRYLEHVQCRITLRFFPRGNLRILLTSPMGTTSTLLFERPRDIVKSNFDDWPFLSVHYWGEKAEGRWTLQVINAGRRRVNQPGILSKWQLIFYGTSNQPMRLKSELLTGNPQMRSPIGGANPFLFPSASNIGQPANEGGNYNTDSFAGYLNYQNIFTSAGSEPEPATATLDGQNVTGAAAAQLKAEPADATKEKIVLYSCDAECDSLGCYGRGPTQCVACSHYRLDNTCVSRCPPRSFPNQVGICWPCHDSCETCAGAGPDSCLTCAPAHLHVIDLAVCLQVCPDGYFENSRNRTCAPCEPNCASCQDHPEYCTSCDHHLVMHENKCYSACPLDTYETEDNKCAFCHSTCGTCNGPTDQNCITCRPGRYAWQNQCLNSCPDAFYADKKRLECMPCQEGCKTCTSNGICSECLANWSLNKKDKCIVAGSEACNESEFFSQIEGQCRPCHASCESCNGALETNCMSCLANRLLELSRCVSGCQDGFFMETGVCSPCLHTCSQCISRTNCSNCSKGLELQNGECRTTCADGYYSDRGICAKCYLSCHTCSGPRRNQCVQCPAGWQLAAGECHPECPEGFYKSDFGCQKCHHYCKTCNDAGPLACSSCPPHFMLDGGLCMECLSSQYYDVTTSTCKGCHDSCRSCLGPGQYSCKNCAPPLHLDQLNSQCVPCCKQNETTTNDTTISVACCHCDKETGECKATSTGGKRRTVIGSGSMYKSGGGDAEADAQLGGSEGNGNEFLVRLDSPLTAITAIAVAICLLIITIFSIIFAVLQRNSNYVSRNSVRYRKIASKSSSGGSSRRKKNASAAQTSNEARFIFNVGEDDDTDDDDADNTEDDMLDVTTEVKRIVYDPKGTIHGNEFYIESTKDIDAIEFHCKGAGGHAPVPKRRSCNEYGNRNGREPDDIISNNTYRDPAATATAAAATTSCSNNILS from the exons ATGCTTGATTTAGGAGGTGTCAccagaacaacaaaaagaacaagaaaCATCCTCCCAATCATACAGGAGCAGGGCAGTAGACCCAGTCCTGCCCGAGAGCCCGCATATCGAAAGCACTGCAAACAAACGCTACcgaaagcaacagcaacgacaaagactagcagcagcagtagaagtagcagcagagctcctcctccacatcctccaccagcagcacatGCAAAACTCAATAGAGtctatttatgtacatttaatCGAATGGCACAGAgctgtatatattttttattagttttagTAGTCCTAAGCCGAAACACTAGTAGTGCTCTTCGatatagcgaaagcgaaagcgtGAGCGAAACTCAACAACAAATCAATGCCGCACGAAGAATACtcaacagcagtagcagcagcagcggcatcagcagcatcagcagtaAGAACGATACCGAGAGCAATGCGGCGGCTGTTAATTTGTCCCTTAgcaaaactgaaactgaaacagaaacagaaatcaCTCAAACCACTTCCCACAAGGCCAACGCCGCGAGCGCGAGGTCCAACACTCACCCTGACTTTGACTCTGCCTCGGACCCCCTAGCAGACGAGTTGCAGGTCATACTTAATACTCATATAAATGCCAGTgaacacgaacacgaacacgagcacgagcagctggagcagcagcatctcctCAATGAGAACGATGTGTTTGGCCCCTACAGTATTCCGGAGGAGGCAATCTACACAAATGAGTTTGCCGTACACATTCCGGCTGGCAAATATGTGGCCGACGCCATTGCGGACAAGTATGGCTTCGTGAATCGGGGTCAG ATTGGAGCACTGGACGATTATTATGTCTTCCAGCATCATCGCGTGTCGAAGCGTTCATTGCGTTCCAGTCACAAGCATCAGAGCGATCTGAGATCCGAGAATGAG GTGAAATGGATGCAACAACAGCATGAGAAAGTACGACGGAAGCGCGATGGTCCCTACCAGGATCTGCCCACCTACAGTCCGTATAATGTTTTGCGTCCATCAAGCCATCAAGAATATGCCCCCGACGAATCGCTGTTTTCTCCATACTCCCCAGAGCCCCATCTATCCACGCATTCGCCACGCTTGGAGTATCGTGATGTTAGCTCGCATTCCATATTTCCGGATCCCTTGTTCAAGGAGCAGTGGTATCTG AACGGTGGAGCCAAGGACGGCCTAGATATGAATGTGGGACCTGCCTGGCAGAAGGGCTACACCGGCAAGGGTGTTGTCGTCTCTATCCTAGACGATGGCATCCAAACAAATCATCCAGATCTGGCCCAGAACtat GATCCCGATGCCTCATTCGATATCAATGGCAACGATTCGGATCCCACGCCACAGGATAATGGCGACAATAAGCATGGCACACGTTGTGCCGGCGAAGTGGCAGCCGTGGCCTTTAACAATTATTGTGGCGTGGGTGTGGCCTACAATGCCAGCATTGGTG GTGTTCGCATGCTCGATGGCAAAGTCAACGATGTAGTGGAGGCCCAGGCGTTGAGTTTGAATCCCTCGCACATTGATATTTACAGTGCCTCGTGGGGACCCGAGGATGATGGCTCGACGGTGGATGGCCCCGGTCCGTTGGCCCGGCGCGCCTTCATTTATGGCGTGACCAGCGGTCGGCAGGGCAGGGGTTCCATCTTTGTCTGGGCCTCGGGCAACGGTGGCCGCTACACCGATTCGTGCAACTGCGATGGCTACACCAATTCGATCTTCACCCTCTCCATATCGAGTGCCACACAGGCGGGCTTCAAGCCCTGGTACTTGGAGGAATGCTCGTCGACGCTGGCCACCACCTATAGCTCGGGAACGCCGGGCCATGACAAGAGTGTGGCCACCGTCGATATGGATGGACGTCTGCGACCCGATCATATTTGCACGGTGGAGCATACGGGAACTTCGGCTTCAGCGCCGCTGGCAGCTGGAATTTGTGCCCTAGCGTTGGAGGCCAATCCGGATCTCACTTGGCGGGATATGCAGTACCTGGTGGTGTATACGTCGCGACCTTCGCCGCTGGAGAAGGAGGGCGGCTGGACCCCGAATGGCGTCAAGCGGAAATACAGTCACAAATTCGGCTACGGACTGATGGATGCGGGGGCCATGGTCTCAATGGCAGAGCAGTGGACCTCGGTGCCGCCGCAGCATATTTGCAAGTCGCGGGAGAACAACGAGGATCGGAGAATCGAGGGCTCCTTTGGCTTCACACTGTCCACCCACATGGATGTGAATGGCTGTGCGGGGACGATCAATGAGGTGCGATATCTAGAGCATGTTCAGTGTCGCATTACCTTGCGCTTCTTTCCGAGAGGAAATTTGAGGATTCTTCTGACCTCGCCCATGGGCACCACGAGCACGCTGCTGTTTGAACGACCGCGCGACATTGTCAAGTCGAACTTTGACGATTGGCCTTTCCTCAGCGTTCATTATTGGGGGGAAAAGGCCGAGGGACGCTGGACCTTGCAGGTGATAAATGCCGGCCGTCGAAGGGTCAATCAGCCGGGGATTCTATCCAAATGGCAGCTGATCTTTTATGGAACCTCCAATCAGCCCATGCGCCTAAAGTCGGAGCTGCTGACTGGGAATCCACAGATGCGTAGCCCCATCGGGGGCGCCAATCCGTTTCTCTTCCCATCCGCCTCGAATATCGGCCAGCCGGCCAACGAGGGCGGCAACTACAACACCGACAGCTTTGCGGGCTATCTCAACTATCAGAATATCTTCACCAGTGCCGGATCGGAACCAGAACCGGCCACCGCTACGCTAGATGGACAGAATGTCACTGGCGCTGCGGCCGCCCAGCTGAAAGCAGAGCCAGCCGATGCCACCAAGGAGAAGATTGTGCTGTACTCCTGCGACGCCGAATGCGATTCCTTGGGCTGCTATGGCCGCGGACCCACGCAGTGTGTGGCCTGCAGTCACTATCGATTGGACAA CACCTGCGTGAGCCGTTGTCCGCCTAGATCTTTTCCCAATCAAGTGGGCATCTGCTGGCCCTGCCACGACTCCTGCGAGACCTGCGCTGGCGCCGGACCCGACAGTTGCCTCACCTGCGCCCCAGCCCATCTGCATGTGATCGATCTGGCTGTCTGCCTGCAAGTCTGCCCAGATGGTTATTTTGAAA ATAGCAGAAATCGAACCTGCGCTCCTTGCGAACCAAACTGTGCCTCCTGCCAGGACCATCCCGAGTATTGCACCAGCTGTGACCATCATCTGGTGATGCATGAGAATAAATGCTACTCGGCCTGTCCCCTGGACACTTACGAAACGGAGGATAACAA ATGTGCCTTCTGCCACTCGACATGCGGTACATGCAATGGCCCAACGGACCAGAACTGCATCACGTGTCGACCAGGCCGTTACGCCTGGCAAAACCAATGCCTTAATAGCTGTCCGGATGCATTTTATGCGGACAAGAAGCGGCTGGAGTGCATGCCCTGCCAGGAGGGCTGCAAGACCTGCACCAGCAATGGCATATGCTCCGAGTGCCTTGCAAATTGGTCGCTGAACAAGAAGGACAAATGCATTGTGGCCGGAAGTGAGGCGTGCAATGAAT CCGAATTCTTTAGTCAGATTGAGGGCCAGTGCCGTCCCTGTCATGCCTCCTGCGAGAGCTGTAATGGTGCTCTCGAGACGAACTGCATGTCCTGCCTCGCAAATCGATTGCTGGAGCTGAGCCGATGCGTCAGCGGGTGTCAGGATGGGTTCTTCATGGAGACGGGCGTCTGTTCGCCCTGTCTGCACACCTGCAGCCAGTGCATATCGCGCACCAATTGCAGCAACTGCTCCAAGGGCCTCGAACTGCAGAATGGCGAATGCCGCACCACCTGTGCCGATGG CTACTACAGCGACCGGGGCATCTGTGCCAAGTGCTATCTCAGCTGTCACACGTGCAGTGGTCCACGTCGCAACCAGTGCGTTCAGTGTCCTGCTGGCTGGCAGCTGGCAGCCGGCGAATGCCATCCAGAGTGTCCCGAGGGCTTCTACAAGTCGGATTTTGGCTGTCAGAAGTGCCATCACTATTGCAAGACATGCAATG ATGCCGGTCCTTTGGCCTGCTCCTCGTGCCCGCCACACTTTATGCTCGATGGAGGACTGTGCATGGAGTGCCTTAGCTCACAGTACTACGACGTCACGACATCCACCTGCAAGGGTTGCCACGACTCGTGCCGCTCCTGCCTTGGCCCTGGCCAGTATTCGTGCAAGAACTGCGCACCGCCCCTCCATTTGGATCAGTTAAACAGCCAGTGTGTGCCATGCTGTAAGCAGAACGAGACCACCACCAACGACACCACAATATCAGTCGCGTGCTGCCATTGCGACAAGGAAACGG GTGAATGCAAAGCTACCTCTACGGGCGGTAAACGGCGTACAGTCATCGGCAGTGGGAGCATGTACAAAAGCGGTGGCGGCGATGCTGAAGCTGATGCCCAGCTTGGAGGCAGTGAGGGCAATGGCAATGAGTTCCTTGTGCGGCTGGACTCTCCTTTGACGGCCATCACGGCCATTGCAGTGGccatttgtttgcttattattaccatattttccattattttcGCTGTTCTACAG CGAAACAGCAACTATGTATCGAGGAATTCCGTAAGATATAGAAAGATAGCCAGCAAATCGTCGTCGGGTGGGAGCAGTCGTCGAAAGAAGAACGCCTCAGCCGCACAGACAAGCAATGAGGCCAGATTTATATTTAATGTGGGCGAGGACGATGAcaccgatgatgatgatgctgataaTACAGAGGATGATATGTTGGATGTGACGACAGAGGTGAAGCGGATCGTTTATGACCCCAAAGGCACAATACATGGGAACGAATTTTACATTGAGAGTACAAAAGATATTGATGCGATTGAGTTTCATTGCAAGGGAGCCGGTGGCCACGCCCCCGTCCCCAAGAGAAGAAGTTGCAATGAGTACGGGAATAGAAATGGAAGAGAACCAGAtgatattatatccaacaatACGTACAGAGATccggcagccacagcaacagcagcagcagcaactactAGCTGTAGCAATAATATCCTCagctga
- the Fur2 gene encoding furin-like protease 2 isoform X1 yields the protein MLDLGGVTRTTKRTRNILPIIQEQGSRPSPAREPAYRKHCKQTLPKATATTKTSSSSRSSSRAPPPHPPPAAHAKLNRVYLCTFNRMAQSCIYFLLVLVVLSRNTSSALRYSESESVSETQQQINAARRILNSSSSSSGISSISSKNDTESNAAAVNLSLSKTETETETEITQTTSHKANAASARSNTHPDFDSASDPLADELQVILNTHINASEHEHEHEHEQLEQQHLLNENDVFGPYSIPEEAIYTNEFAVHIPAGKYVADAIADKYGFVNRGQIGALDDYYVFQHHRVSKRSLRSSHKHQSDLRSENEVKWMQQQHEKVRRKRDGPYQDLPTYSPYNVLRPSSHQEYAPDESLFSPYSPEPHLSTHSPRLEYRDVSSHSIFPDPLFKEQWYLVSKNGGAKDGLDMNVGPAWQKGYTGKGVVVSILDDGIQTNHPDLAQNYDPDASFDINGNDSDPTPQDNGDNKHGTRCAGEVAAVAFNNYCGVGVAYNASIGGVRMLDGKVNDVVEAQALSLNPSHIDIYSASWGPEDDGSTVDGPGPLARRAFIYGVTSGRQGRGSIFVWASGNGGRYTDSCNCDGYTNSIFTLSISSATQAGFKPWYLEECSSTLATTYSSGTPGHDKSVATVDMDGRLRPDHICTVEHTGTSASAPLAAGICALALEANPDLTWRDMQYLVVYTSRPSPLEKEGGWTPNGVKRKYSHKFGYGLMDAGAMVSMAEQWTSVPPQHICKSRENNEDRRIEGSFGFTLSTHMDVNGCAGTINEVRYLEHVQCRITLRFFPRGNLRILLTSPMGTTSTLLFERPRDIVKSNFDDWPFLSVHYWGEKAEGRWTLQVINAGRRRVNQPGILSKWQLIFYGTSNQPMRLKSELLTGNPQMRSPIGGANPFLFPSASNIGQPANEGGNYNTDSFAGYLNYQNIFTSAGSEPEPATATLDGQNVTGAAAAQLKAEPADATKEKIVLYSCDAECDSLGCYGRGPTQCVACSHYRLDNTCVSRCPPRSFPNQVGICWPCHDSCETCAGAGPDSCLTCAPAHLHVIDLAVCLQVCPDGYFENSRNRTCAPCEPNCASCQDHPEYCTSCDHHLVMHENKCYSACPLDTYETEDNKCAFCHSTCGTCNGPTDQNCITCRPGRYAWQNQCLNSCPDAFYADKKRLECMPCQEGCKTCTSNGICSECLANWSLNKKDKCIVAGSEACNESEFFSQIEGQCRPCHASCESCNGALETNCMSCLANRLLELSRCVSGCQDGFFMETGVCSPCLHTCSQCISRTNCSNCSKGLELQNGECRTTCADGYYSDRGICAKCYLSCHTCSGPRRNQCVQCPAGWQLAAGECHPECPEGFYKSDFGCQKCHHYCKTCNDAGPLACSSCPPHFMLDGGLCMECLSSQYYDVTTSTCKGCHDSCRSCLGPGQYSCKNCAPPLHLDQLNSQCVPCCKQNETTTNDTTISVACCHCDKETGECKATSTGGKRRTVIGSGSMYKSGGGDAEADAQLGGSEGNGNEFLVRLDSPLTAITAIAVAICLLIITIFSIIFAVLQRNSNYVSRNSVRYRKIASKSSSGGSSRRKKNASAAQTSNEARFIFNVGEDDDTDDDDADNTEDDMLDVTTEVKRIVYDPKGTIHGNEFYIESTKDIDAIEFHCKGAGGHAPVPKRRSCNEYGNRNGREPDDIISNNTYRDPAATATAAAATTSCSNNILS from the exons ATGCTTGATTTAGGAGGTGTCAccagaacaacaaaaagaacaagaaaCATCCTCCCAATCATACAGGAGCAGGGCAGTAGACCCAGTCCTGCCCGAGAGCCCGCATATCGAAAGCACTGCAAACAAACGCTACcgaaagcaacagcaacgacaaagactagcagcagcagtagaagtagcagcagagctcctcctccacatcctccaccagcagcacatGCAAAACTCAATAGAGtctatttatgtacatttaatCGAATGGCACAGAgctgtatatattttttattagttttagTAGTCCTAAGCCGAAACACTAGTAGTGCTCTTCGatatagcgaaagcgaaagcgtGAGCGAAACTCAACAACAAATCAATGCCGCACGAAGAATACtcaacagcagtagcagcagcagcggcatcagcagcatcagcagtaAGAACGATACCGAGAGCAATGCGGCGGCTGTTAATTTGTCCCTTAgcaaaactgaaactgaaacagaaacagaaatcaCTCAAACCACTTCCCACAAGGCCAACGCCGCGAGCGCGAGGTCCAACACTCACCCTGACTTTGACTCTGCCTCGGACCCCCTAGCAGACGAGTTGCAGGTCATACTTAATACTCATATAAATGCCAGTgaacacgaacacgaacacgagcacgagcagctggagcagcagcatctcctCAATGAGAACGATGTGTTTGGCCCCTACAGTATTCCGGAGGAGGCAATCTACACAAATGAGTTTGCCGTACACATTCCGGCTGGCAAATATGTGGCCGACGCCATTGCGGACAAGTATGGCTTCGTGAATCGGGGTCAG ATTGGAGCACTGGACGATTATTATGTCTTCCAGCATCATCGCGTGTCGAAGCGTTCATTGCGTTCCAGTCACAAGCATCAGAGCGATCTGAGATCCGAGAATGAG GTGAAATGGATGCAACAACAGCATGAGAAAGTACGACGGAAGCGCGATGGTCCCTACCAGGATCTGCCCACCTACAGTCCGTATAATGTTTTGCGTCCATCAAGCCATCAAGAATATGCCCCCGACGAATCGCTGTTTTCTCCATACTCCCCAGAGCCCCATCTATCCACGCATTCGCCACGCTTGGAGTATCGTGATGTTAGCTCGCATTCCATATTTCCGGATCCCTTGTTCAAGGAGCAGTGGTATCTGGTGAGTAAA AACGGTGGAGCCAAGGACGGCCTAGATATGAATGTGGGACCTGCCTGGCAGAAGGGCTACACCGGCAAGGGTGTTGTCGTCTCTATCCTAGACGATGGCATCCAAACAAATCATCCAGATCTGGCCCAGAACtat GATCCCGATGCCTCATTCGATATCAATGGCAACGATTCGGATCCCACGCCACAGGATAATGGCGACAATAAGCATGGCACACGTTGTGCCGGCGAAGTGGCAGCCGTGGCCTTTAACAATTATTGTGGCGTGGGTGTGGCCTACAATGCCAGCATTGGTG GTGTTCGCATGCTCGATGGCAAAGTCAACGATGTAGTGGAGGCCCAGGCGTTGAGTTTGAATCCCTCGCACATTGATATTTACAGTGCCTCGTGGGGACCCGAGGATGATGGCTCGACGGTGGATGGCCCCGGTCCGTTGGCCCGGCGCGCCTTCATTTATGGCGTGACCAGCGGTCGGCAGGGCAGGGGTTCCATCTTTGTCTGGGCCTCGGGCAACGGTGGCCGCTACACCGATTCGTGCAACTGCGATGGCTACACCAATTCGATCTTCACCCTCTCCATATCGAGTGCCACACAGGCGGGCTTCAAGCCCTGGTACTTGGAGGAATGCTCGTCGACGCTGGCCACCACCTATAGCTCGGGAACGCCGGGCCATGACAAGAGTGTGGCCACCGTCGATATGGATGGACGTCTGCGACCCGATCATATTTGCACGGTGGAGCATACGGGAACTTCGGCTTCAGCGCCGCTGGCAGCTGGAATTTGTGCCCTAGCGTTGGAGGCCAATCCGGATCTCACTTGGCGGGATATGCAGTACCTGGTGGTGTATACGTCGCGACCTTCGCCGCTGGAGAAGGAGGGCGGCTGGACCCCGAATGGCGTCAAGCGGAAATACAGTCACAAATTCGGCTACGGACTGATGGATGCGGGGGCCATGGTCTCAATGGCAGAGCAGTGGACCTCGGTGCCGCCGCAGCATATTTGCAAGTCGCGGGAGAACAACGAGGATCGGAGAATCGAGGGCTCCTTTGGCTTCACACTGTCCACCCACATGGATGTGAATGGCTGTGCGGGGACGATCAATGAGGTGCGATATCTAGAGCATGTTCAGTGTCGCATTACCTTGCGCTTCTTTCCGAGAGGAAATTTGAGGATTCTTCTGACCTCGCCCATGGGCACCACGAGCACGCTGCTGTTTGAACGACCGCGCGACATTGTCAAGTCGAACTTTGACGATTGGCCTTTCCTCAGCGTTCATTATTGGGGGGAAAAGGCCGAGGGACGCTGGACCTTGCAGGTGATAAATGCCGGCCGTCGAAGGGTCAATCAGCCGGGGATTCTATCCAAATGGCAGCTGATCTTTTATGGAACCTCCAATCAGCCCATGCGCCTAAAGTCGGAGCTGCTGACTGGGAATCCACAGATGCGTAGCCCCATCGGGGGCGCCAATCCGTTTCTCTTCCCATCCGCCTCGAATATCGGCCAGCCGGCCAACGAGGGCGGCAACTACAACACCGACAGCTTTGCGGGCTATCTCAACTATCAGAATATCTTCACCAGTGCCGGATCGGAACCAGAACCGGCCACCGCTACGCTAGATGGACAGAATGTCACTGGCGCTGCGGCCGCCCAGCTGAAAGCAGAGCCAGCCGATGCCACCAAGGAGAAGATTGTGCTGTACTCCTGCGACGCCGAATGCGATTCCTTGGGCTGCTATGGCCGCGGACCCACGCAGTGTGTGGCCTGCAGTCACTATCGATTGGACAA CACCTGCGTGAGCCGTTGTCCGCCTAGATCTTTTCCCAATCAAGTGGGCATCTGCTGGCCCTGCCACGACTCCTGCGAGACCTGCGCTGGCGCCGGACCCGACAGTTGCCTCACCTGCGCCCCAGCCCATCTGCATGTGATCGATCTGGCTGTCTGCCTGCAAGTCTGCCCAGATGGTTATTTTGAAA ATAGCAGAAATCGAACCTGCGCTCCTTGCGAACCAAACTGTGCCTCCTGCCAGGACCATCCCGAGTATTGCACCAGCTGTGACCATCATCTGGTGATGCATGAGAATAAATGCTACTCGGCCTGTCCCCTGGACACTTACGAAACGGAGGATAACAA ATGTGCCTTCTGCCACTCGACATGCGGTACATGCAATGGCCCAACGGACCAGAACTGCATCACGTGTCGACCAGGCCGTTACGCCTGGCAAAACCAATGCCTTAATAGCTGTCCGGATGCATTTTATGCGGACAAGAAGCGGCTGGAGTGCATGCCCTGCCAGGAGGGCTGCAAGACCTGCACCAGCAATGGCATATGCTCCGAGTGCCTTGCAAATTGGTCGCTGAACAAGAAGGACAAATGCATTGTGGCCGGAAGTGAGGCGTGCAATGAAT CCGAATTCTTTAGTCAGATTGAGGGCCAGTGCCGTCCCTGTCATGCCTCCTGCGAGAGCTGTAATGGTGCTCTCGAGACGAACTGCATGTCCTGCCTCGCAAATCGATTGCTGGAGCTGAGCCGATGCGTCAGCGGGTGTCAGGATGGGTTCTTCATGGAGACGGGCGTCTGTTCGCCCTGTCTGCACACCTGCAGCCAGTGCATATCGCGCACCAATTGCAGCAACTGCTCCAAGGGCCTCGAACTGCAGAATGGCGAATGCCGCACCACCTGTGCCGATGG CTACTACAGCGACCGGGGCATCTGTGCCAAGTGCTATCTCAGCTGTCACACGTGCAGTGGTCCACGTCGCAACCAGTGCGTTCAGTGTCCTGCTGGCTGGCAGCTGGCAGCCGGCGAATGCCATCCAGAGTGTCCCGAGGGCTTCTACAAGTCGGATTTTGGCTGTCAGAAGTGCCATCACTATTGCAAGACATGCAATG ATGCCGGTCCTTTGGCCTGCTCCTCGTGCCCGCCACACTTTATGCTCGATGGAGGACTGTGCATGGAGTGCCTTAGCTCACAGTACTACGACGTCACGACATCCACCTGCAAGGGTTGCCACGACTCGTGCCGCTCCTGCCTTGGCCCTGGCCAGTATTCGTGCAAGAACTGCGCACCGCCCCTCCATTTGGATCAGTTAAACAGCCAGTGTGTGCCATGCTGTAAGCAGAACGAGACCACCACCAACGACACCACAATATCAGTCGCGTGCTGCCATTGCGACAAGGAAACGG GTGAATGCAAAGCTACCTCTACGGGCGGTAAACGGCGTACAGTCATCGGCAGTGGGAGCATGTACAAAAGCGGTGGCGGCGATGCTGAAGCTGATGCCCAGCTTGGAGGCAGTGAGGGCAATGGCAATGAGTTCCTTGTGCGGCTGGACTCTCCTTTGACGGCCATCACGGCCATTGCAGTGGccatttgtttgcttattattaccatattttccattattttcGCTGTTCTACAG CGAAACAGCAACTATGTATCGAGGAATTCCGTAAGATATAGAAAGATAGCCAGCAAATCGTCGTCGGGTGGGAGCAGTCGTCGAAAGAAGAACGCCTCAGCCGCACAGACAAGCAATGAGGCCAGATTTATATTTAATGTGGGCGAGGACGATGAcaccgatgatgatgatgctgataaTACAGAGGATGATATGTTGGATGTGACGACAGAGGTGAAGCGGATCGTTTATGACCCCAAAGGCACAATACATGGGAACGAATTTTACATTGAGAGTACAAAAGATATTGATGCGATTGAGTTTCATTGCAAGGGAGCCGGTGGCCACGCCCCCGTCCCCAAGAGAAGAAGTTGCAATGAGTACGGGAATAGAAATGGAAGAGAACCAGAtgatattatatccaacaatACGTACAGAGATccggcagccacagcaacagcagcagcagcaactactAGCTGTAGCAATAATATCCTCagctga